In Streptacidiphilus sp. P02-A3a, the DNA window CGACGTGCTGGCCACCCTGAACCAGCGCGGCATCTTCCCGGACCACGTCAACCTCGGCGGCGGCCTGCCCGCCCAGGGCTACCTGGACAAGCACGGCCGACCGCTGGAACCGCCGCTGGACAAGATCTTCACGGCGATCCGCGAGGGCATGGTCCGGCTCGGCGAGGTCTCGGCGACCGCCCTGGACTTCGTCATGGAGCCGGGGCGCCACCTGGTCGCCGACCACGGCGCGATCAGGGCGCACGTCTCCCGGCTCTCCGCCCGGCAGCAGCTGAACGGGGAACGGCAGTACTGGCTCTACCTGAGCTGCGGAAAGTTCAACGGCCTGTACGAGATGGACGAGCTCCAGTACCGGCTGGTCTTTCCCTCGCACCCGCAGGGCGGCGAACGCGTCCCGGCCGTGGTCGCCGGGCCGACCTGCGACAGCGACGACGCCTACAACCACCGGTACAGCCTCACCCAGGTGCCCAAGGCCGTCGCCTCCGGGGATCCGGTCTGGATCCTCTCCTGCGGCGCCTACGCCACCAGTTACACGACCCAGGGGTTCAACGGCTTCGCTCCGCTGCCGTACACCCCGATCCACGGCGGGGAGCAGTAGATGGACCAGGAGCCGCGGATCCGCGCCGTCTCCGACCACGACTGGAACAGCATCGTGGCACTGGAGGCCGACGCCTACACCGAGTCCGAGCTGTCCGAGGAGCGGGCCGCGCTGGAGTCCCGGGCCAGCGCCTCACCGGCCACCTGCTTCGTCCTGGACGTCGAGCGGCGGACGGTGGGCTACCTGCTGGCGCTGCCCTACCCGGTGTTCCAGTACCCCGACCTGACCCGGGCCGAATCGACGGTCTTCGACTCACGCAATCTGCATCTGCACGATCTCGTGATCGACGAGCGCTTCCGCGGCCGGGGACTGGCGAAACACCTGCTGCGCCATCTCGCCGAGGTGGCCAGATCACGAACGCACGATCGGATATCCCTGGTCGCCGTCGGCGGCAGTGACTCCTTCTGGTCGGCCAACGGATACCGCGCCCACCACGAGGTCGCGCTCCCCAGTAGCTACGGCGCCGACGCCGTCTACATGTCGAAAGCGGTGTGAGGATGCTCGACCAGGAACTCGGCCAGGATGTCGAAGCCGACCGGAGAACCACCGGCGCGGGCGCCGGGGAGCAGGAGCGGCCGGGACGCGGATTCCGGCTCCGGGACGACTTCCGCCGGGCGCAGCTGGCGATCGCGGCGCTGTTCTGGGCGCTCGGGTTCCAGTACGGCACCTGGGCGTCGCGGCTGCCCACGATCAAGGCGCGGCTGGACCTCAGCACCGCCGAGGTCGGGCTGCTGCTGATGGCCTGCGGCGCGGGCGCCGCCGCGTCGTTCCCGCTGGTGGCGGTGCTGACGAAGCGGCTCGGCTCGCGTCGGCTGGCCTGCCTGTCGGCGGTCTGCCTGGGCCTGCTGCTGCCCGCGCTGGCGGTGGCGCCGGACTATCCGGTGGCGTTGGTGATCGTCTGCTGCGACGGCATCCTGGTCGGCTGCCTGAACGTCGCCATGAACGCCCAGGGGGCGGCGCTCGAAGTCGTCTACGACCGGCGGTCGATGGGCAAGTTCCACGCGACCTTCAGCGCCGGTTCGCTGTGCGCGGCGCTGCTGGCGTCCGGGATGAACCTGCTGACCTCGTCGCTGCTGGCGCACTTCGCGGTGGCCGCCGCGATCCTGCTGCTGCTGATCGCCTACGCCCGGCCGGGGCTGCTGCCCCAGGACCAGCAGCCCGAGCCGGAGCCGAAGGGGGAGTCGACGCAGGCGGAGCCGAAGCAGCGGCGGCTGCCGCTGCCGTCCCGGGTCACCATCTGGATGGGTCTGGCCATGGCCTTCGGCACGGTGACCGAGGGCGCCATGAACGACTGGTCGGCGCTCTACCTGAAGAACGTGGCCAAGGCGGCGGCGGAGCTGGCGCCGATGGGCATCGCCGTGGTGTCGGTGATGATGGTGCTGGCCCGGGTGTTCGCCGACGGCTGGCGCGCCCGCTGGGGCGACGCGCGGATCGTCCGGGTCGGCAGTGCCCTGGCCGGGCTCGGGCTGGCGGTGGCGCTGCTGGTCGGCGGGGTGGTCCCGGCGCTGCTCGGGTTCGCCTGCGTCGGGCTCGGTGTCGCCGCGGTGACGCCCTGCGTCTACATGGCCGCGGCCCGGCAGGGCTCGGACGCGCTGGCCCTGGTCGCCGCCATGGGCACCACCGGCATGCTGGCCGGGCCCGCGGTGATCGGTTTCATCGCCAGCGCCAGCAGCCTGGCCTGGGGCATGGGCGCGGTCGCCGCCTCGGCGGTGCTGGTGTCGCTGTGCAGCACCCGGATCAACTGGCCCGCGAACGCCGAGAAATGACCGCCGACAGCTGAGCACTGACACGCCGGGGCCGGGTGGGGGCGGCCCCCACCCGGCCCCGGCGTGTGCCGACTAGAGCGTGCGCTCCAGCCGGTCGGTCAGCAGCTTGGTGAACCTGGCCGGGTCCGGAAGCTCACTGCCCTCGGCCAACAGCGCGGTGCCGTACAGGAGTTCGGCGGTCTCGGCGAGGGCGGGGTCGTCCTCGCGGCCGGCCTGCGCCGCGCGCAGCCCGGACACCAGCGGGTGGCCCGGGTTGAGTTCCAGGATCCGCTTGGTGTGCGGCATCTCCTGCCCCATGGCCCGGTAGAGGTTCTGCAGCGCCGGGGTGGCGTCGTCGGAGTCGGAGACGATGCAGGCCGGGGAGACGGTCAGCCGGGCGGACAGCCTGACCTCCTTCACCTGCTCGCTGAGCTGCGCGGACATCCAGGTCAGCAGCCCGGAGAACTCCTGCCGCTGCTTCTCCCGCTCGGCCTTGACCTCCTCCTTCTGCTCCTCGGTGTCGAGGTCCGCCTCGCCCCGGGCGATGGAGCGCAGCTCCTTGCCGTCGAAGCCGGGAACCGCCTCCACCCACACCTCGTCCACCGGGTCGGTCAGCAGCAGCACCTCGATGCCCCGGTCCCGGAAGGCCTCCATGTGCGGCGAGTTCTCGATTCCCGCGCGGGACTCGCCGGTCATGTAGAAGATGTGCTCCTGGCCCTCCTTCATCCGCTCGACGTACTGCTTGAGGGTGGTCTGCTGCTCCTGGTCGTGGGTGCTGGCGAAGGAGGCGGCGGCCAGGATCGCGTCCTGGTTGTCGGCGTCGCCGAGCAGGCCCTCCTTGACCACCCGGCCGAACTCCTGCCAGAAGGTCGCGTAGCGCTCCGGGTGGGCCGCCATCATGTCCTTGATGGACGACAGCACCTTCTTGGTCAGCCGCCGGTGCATCAGCTGGATCTGCCGGTCCTGCTGCAGGATCTCGCGGGAGACGTTGAGCGAGAGGTCCTGTGCGTCCACCACGCCCTTGACGAAGCGCAGGTACTCCGGCAGCAGCGCCTCGCAGTCGTCCATGATGAAGACGCGCTTCACGTAGAGCTGCACCCCGCGCTTGTGGCCGCGGGTGTAGAGGTCCTGCGGCGCGCGGGCCGGGATGAACAGCAGGGCCTGGTACTCGAAGGCCCCCTCCGCCTGCATCCGGATGGTTTCCAGCGGGTCGGTCCAGTCGTGGCTGATGTGCTTGTACAGCTCGTGGTACTCGTCCTCGGTCACCTCGTCCCGCGAGCGCGCCCACAGCGCCTTCATCGAGTTGACGGTCTCCGGGGCGGGGATCTCGGTGTTGCCGTCCTCACCGGTGACCGGCTCGGCGGCCATCCGGATCGGCCAGGTGATGAAGTCCGAGTAGCGCTTGACGATCTCCCGGAGCTTCCAGCGCGAGGTGTAGTCGTAGAGCTTGTCCTCGTCGTCGACCGGCTTCAGCTTCAGCGTGACCGCGGTGCCCTGCGGCGCGTCGTCCACCGTCTCCACGGTGTAGGTGCCCTCGCCGCTGGAGGTCCAGCGGGTGCCCTCGGTCTCGCCCGCGCGCCGGGTGAGCAGGGTGACCTCGTCGGCCACCATGAAGCTGGAGTAGAAGCCGACGCCGAACTGTCCGATCAGCCCCTCGGCGTCGCCGTTGCCCCGGGCCTCCTTGAGGTCCTTCAGGAACTGCGCGGTACCGGAGTTGGCGATCGTCCCGATGAGCTTGACCACCTCGTCGTGCGACATCCCGATGCCGTTGTCGCGGATCGTGAGGGTACGGGCCCCGGGGTCGGCCTCAAGGTCGATGTGGAGGTCGGAGACATCGGCCCCGAGGGTGTCGTCCCGGAGGGATTCCAACCGCAGCTTGTCCAGCGCGTCGGAGGCGTTGGAAACGAGCTCCCGCAGAAACACGTCCTTGTTCGAATAGATCGAATGGATCATCATCTGCAACAGCTGGCGGGCTTCCACCTGGAACTCGAACGTCTCGGTCGGCATAGTTCGTGGATTCCTTCTCATCTCACCCGGTGACGGGAACGTCCTCAGCACCGTAGGTTACCGAGTCGCCCGGCCGAGCGGAAAGGAAGCCGCCAAAAGGCCCGGTCGCGGGCGGGCGACCGGGCCGGGGCGAGCACCGGCCGGGCGAACTGGACTCCCCCGCAGGGCCCTTCGCCCCGGCCGCCGCCCCGCCGCGGCGTCCGTAGAACGCTCACGGAACACCGTCGGAAGGGCCGTGGAATTCCCGGGGAACAGTGTCCGGCAATCCCCGGCCGCCGGGGGAATTCCGTCGGACCTCAGTCGTAGCGGCTGATCTCCAGCAGATTGCCGTCCGGGTCGCGCAGGTAGAGGCTGGTGATCGGGCCGAGGGCCCCGGTCCGGCGGACCGGCCCCTCCTCCACCGGGACCCCGGCCTCGGCCAGCTCGGCGGCGACCTGCTCCAGCGGCGTCCCGGTGACGAAGCAGAGGTCGGCGCTGCCCGGCGTCGGCCGCCGCCCCTTGGGCTCGAACTCGTGCCCGAGCTGATGCAGGTTGATCTTGCTGCTGCCGAAGGCCAGCGCCCGTCGGCCCTCGCCGAACACCACCGCCTCCATCCCCAGGACCCGGGTGTAGAAGGCGACGGTGGCGTCGATGTCGGCGACAGTCAGTACCAGGTGGTCGAGCCGTTCGATCCGCATGGACCCAGCCTAGCGAGCCGCCGGACCCCGCGACCCCGACCCCGACCCCGACTCCGACCCCGACCCCGCGACCATGGTCAGGCGCGCGGTTCCAGGTCCTCGGGACCGGCCAGCGGCCAGCCCCCGGCGGCGAGCCGGGCGCTGACCCGGGCGACGTCGCTGTCCAGCGGACGGGTGTTGGTGGCGGCGGCGATCGCGTCGCGGATGGCCTTCGCCGAGGCCTGGTCGCCACCGGCCGCCAGCTCGTCGGCCAGGGCCGCCACGTCGGCGTCACTGAGCCGCCCCGTCAGCAGGGCGAACAGCGGGAGGTAGTCGTAGGCGGGGACCCCGTCGGGGTAGCCGGCCCGGAGCCAGCCTACGACCGACGAGACGAACGGCGGCAGGGCCATGGGTGTTCTGCCTCTCGGTGAGTGCGGTCGGTCACGGCGCTCAGGTGCCCGCGACGATGTAGTAGATACCCCAGCCGATCCCGGCCAGCACCACCGCGAAGCAGAGCCCAGCGGCGATCATCCCCGGGATGCTGCCGCCGACGACCTGTCCCTCCTCGGTGGCCGGGCCGGGTCGGCCTCCCGGCAGGCTCAGCGCCCGCAGTCCGACCGCGAACAGCGCGGGCAGCCCCGCCCCGGCGATCAGGCCGACCACGACGATCTGCCACAGGGCGTGGAGGTCGATCCACGAGTTCATCGGCTGTCCTCCCTCGTTGTCGTCCGGCCGCTCATACCGCCGCGGCCTCCTTGGCCGGGGCGGGCGGCGCGACCGTGCCCGTCCACTCCGCGTTGACGTTGTCGTGGCTGACGGCGGTCGCCCGCGACTTCAGGTAGATCAGCACCGCGACCGCGACCAGCAGCACCAGGTCGACCAGCGCGCCCGCGGTGCCGCCGATGGCGTGCGCCAGCGCGTAGGCGCCCGCGCCGACCAGTCCGGCCGCCGGGAGGGTGAACAGCCAGGCCGTGGCCATCCGCCCGGCGACGCCCCAGCGGACCACCGCGCCCTTCTTGCCGAGGCCGGTGCCCAGGATCGATCCGGTGGCCACGTGGGTGGTGGACAGCGAGTAGCCGAAGTGGCTGGACAGCAGGATGACGGCGGCGGAGGAGGACTCGGCGGCCATGCCCTGCGGCGCCTCGATCTCCACCAGCCCCTTGCCCAGGGTGCGGATCACCCGCCAGCCGCCGGTGTAGGTGCCGATGCTGATGGCCAGGGCGCAGGACAGGATCACCCAGAAGGGTGCCTTCGCGCCCGCCGGGACGGAGCCGTTGGCGATCAGCGCCAGCGTGATCACGCCCATGGTCTTCTGCGCGTCGTTGGTCCCGTGGGCGAGCGAGACCATGGACGCCGAACCGATCTGCCCGAGCCGGAAGCCGTGGCTGCGGGTCTTCTCCGGGACCGAGCGGCTGATCCGGTAGACCAGGTAGGTACCGGTCGTCGCGATCAGCCCGGCGATCACCGGCGACAGGCCGGCCGGGATGATCACCTTCTGGAACAGGCCGTGCCATTTCACCGCGTGCCCGCCCGCGGCCGCCATGGTCGAGCCGACCACGCCGCCGATCAGCGCGTGCGAGGAACTGGAGGGGATGCCCAGGAACCAGGTGAGCAGGTTCCAGATGATCCCCCCTGCCAGGCCCGCGAAGACCACCGTCAGCGTCACCAGGCCGGTGTCGACCAGGCCGCTGGCGATGGTCGCCGCGACGCTCAGCGAGAGGAAGGCCCCGACCAGGTTCAGCAGTCCGGACAGGGCGACGGCGATGCGTGGGCTGAGAGCGCCCGTGGCGATGGACGTGGCCATCGCGTTACCGGTGTCGTGAAAACCGTTCGTGAAGTCGAAGGCCAGGGCCGTGACGACGACAAGAACCAACAAGAAGTCGTTTCCCACACGGCCAGAGTCCCCAGGTCAGCGCCCGCTGTCGAGTCGTGGGCGGCACTGTTGGGCCACCTGCGCACAAGCCGACACCTGCCGTACACGCGCCGTTGTCCCCTGGCTCCGCAGCGTGCCCGGGGCGTGCCTGCGCGTACTCAAAGGACCGACAGCGCCTCGGGCTCCAGTTCCAGCCTGCGGGTTCGCCGGGTCGGTGGAGACCTGCGCGGGGGCGGTCCGCGGCAGGAACGGCGCGTTCAGCGAGGGGGCGATCCGCAGCAGTCCGTACAGCAGTCCGACGAGTGCCAGCGCCACCAGGATGTCGACCGGGCGCAGGCCCGGACGACGCAGGACACCCCGGGTGGGTACCCGGTCCTCTGCTGCCACCGTCCACCTCCACCTGGCCCGCTGCCGACGAGCCCACGGCCAGCGAATCATGATCACGGCGTTGGCGCCGCAGCAGACCCTAACGTGGCGAGCGGTGGATGTGAGGGGCTCCGCGAAGCGTACGGGTGAATTGACGGTTTCTTGGCGCGGACCGGCCGGTACCGGCGGGTGCGGGGGCCCGGCGCGGGCTCAGCCGGTCTCGCGGACCCGCAGTTCGAACCAGACGGACTTGCCGTGCGACATCAGGTCCGCGCCCCAGCGCTGGGAGAGGTGGTTGACCAGTTGCAGGCCGCGACCGCCCTCGTCGTCCACGTCGCCGAGGATCAGGCAGGGCAGGGCGCGCGAGGGGTCGCGCACCTCGACCCGGAGGCAGCCCTGGCGGCGGATCAGGCGCAGTCCGAAGGTGCGCCCACCGGCGTGCCGGACCGCGTTGGCGACCAGTTCGGCGACCAGTTGCACCGCCACCTCACCATGCCCGCCCAGGCCCCAGGACTCCAGGGCGGACATGGTGAGCCGACGGGCGCGGGACGAGGAGCCGGGGCCCGCGGCTAACCGCACCTCGTCACTGGCCTGGTCGATCAGCCGGTCACGGAGGGTGAGTTCCATGGCCGCCACCGAGTCGTAGCGGCCGGGGAAGGCGTCGTCGGCGGCCAGGGCGGCGTCGAAGGCGGGGTCCGCGGACGCGACGGGGGCCGCCCCCGACTGCCGGACGGGCGGCTCCAAGGGGGTCGGGGGCCGACGTTCCATAGTCCCGGCAGCGGAGGAAACCGCTGATCGGAGCGCTGGTCCGGATTCGGTCCAGGCGGTGCCGGGTCCGTCTCCGCCGGAGGCCGGATACGTCTGCTGAGTGTTGCCCCGTGCTGCCATGTCATTCATCATGACGACTGCTGAGTGATCACGGGGCCACTATGCGTAAAGAATCATCATTGCTTCTGGCATATGCCTACCGACCCCCCGCGATCCCCGCCGGAAACTCGATCAACCGTCCGATCAGCGGAACTTCGCCTTACCCGGTCCCTCCTCGACAAAACTTCTCATACCGATCTCGCGGTCCTCGGTCGCGAACAGCCCCGCGAACAGCTGCCGTTCCAGGGCCAGACCGGTCTCCAGATCGGTGTCCAGCCCCCGGTCCACCGCCTCCTTGGCGGCGCGCAGCGCGTACGCCGGACCGGCGGCCAGCTTCAGCGCCCAGGCCCGGGCCGTCGAGTAGACCTCCTCGGCCGGGACGACCTGGTCGGCCAGGCCGATCCGCAGCGCCTCGTCCGCGCGGACCTGGCGCCCGGTGAAGATCAGCTCCTTGGCCCGGGAGGGGCCCACCAGCCGGGCCAGCCGCTGGGTGCCGCCGGCCCCGGGGATCAGCCCGAGCAGGATCTCCGGCTGGCCGAACTTGGCGTTCTCGGCGGCGATCCGGATGTCCGCGCAGAGCGCCAGCTCGCAGCCGCCGCCGAGGGCGTAGCCGGTCACCGCGGCGACCACCGGCTTGGGGATCCGGGCCACGGCGGTGAAGGACGCCTGTAGCGCGCCGCCGCGGAGCACCATGTCGGTGTAGGACATGCGCTGCATCTCCTTGATGTCCGCGCCCGCCGCGAACACCTTCTCGCCGCCGTAGACCACCACCGCGCGGATGTCGCTGCGCTCGGCGGCCTCCTCGGCGACGGCCTTGAGCTGGTCCTGCATGGCGACGTCCAGCGCGTTCATCGGCGGCCTGGCCAGCCGGATGGTGCCGACGGCGTCCTCCACCTCTAGTTCCACGAAGCGGTCCATGACGGTCTCCTTGAGGGTGGGAGTCTTGCGGGGCGGGGGTCCTGCGGGGCGGGAGTCCTGCGGGGCGGGGGTCCTGCTGGGCGGACGGTCGAGTGAACGCATGCTAACCGGCGGCACCGACAACCCGACACACCACCGCCCCGCCGGGCGCCGGACCGTCAGGCCGCCGTCCACCGGGCCCAGGGCAGGTTCCACCCGTTCAGCCCGTTGTCGGGGGCTACCTGGTCGCCGTCGGTGCCGACCACCTCGACCACGTCCCCCGGCATCGAGTGCGCGAAGAACCACCCGGCGGGCGTGCTGTCGCTGTCGCCGCCCTTGGTGTCGTGCAGCCCGACACAGCCGTGCGAGGTGTTCGCCGAGCCGAAGACCGAGGCCGGACGCCAGTACACGCCGTGGACGAAGGTCCCCGAGTCGGTGAGCCGCATCGCGTGCGGCACCGCCGGGATGTCGTACTCGCTGCCCAGACCCACCGTGTGCGAGTCCATCCGGGTCACCTGGAACATCTCGGTGATCACCATGGTCCCGCCGTAGGTGGCGTGCCCGGGGCCGCCCGCCGAGATCGGCAGTACCCGCAGCACCCGGCCGTCGCGGCGCACCGTGAGCGTGTCGTCGGTCGCGTCCGCGGTGCTGATCTGGGACCGGCCGATGGTGAACACCACCTGCTTGCGCTGGGTCCCGTAGACCCCGGGCGCGCCCTCGACGCCCTTGAGCCGCAGCGAGAGGGTGACCCTGGTGCCGGGCCGCCAGAACCGCTCGGGGCGGAAGTCCAGCCGACGCGCGCCGAACCAGTGGCCGACCACCGGCACCGCCGGGTCGGCGGTGACCGAGACCGCCCGGCCGACGGCGGCCCGGTCGGCGATGTCGCGGCTGAAGCGGAGCGAGACCTCCATGCCGACGCCGACGGTGCTGCCGCCGTCCGGGGTGTAGAAGGCGATGAAGGTGTGGGTGGGCACGAAGGTGGTGAACTCGGCGTGCCGGGCGGCCTGCAGGCCGTGCGCGTCCACCGCGACCGCGTCCAGGCTGTAGTGGGTCTCCGGCAGCAGCTTCGCGGCGGGCGCCCAGGCGGACCCGTCGGCGGTGATCGCGCCGGGGATCTCGGTGCCGTGGTCGTCCTTGAGCTGCACGCCGGTGATCCGGCCCGCGCGCACGGTCACCCCGACGCCGCCCTGGGCCGGGACCTGGTCGGTCCCGTCACCGGGGGTGACCGTGAGCACCGCGGCGGAGACGGAGGTGAGCGCGTCACCGGAGCCGTCCGGGTGAGCCCGGCCCCCGGAGCAGGCGGTGAGCAGCAGCGCCCCCAGTAGCGCGGCCCCGGCCGCCGCCCGTCGGAACCACGATCGCTGACCCACCGTCACCACTCCCTCTCGGAACTTCACTGATCAACGACGCCCGGAGCGGCGGGACACGTCCCCCGGCGGAGCCCCGGTCGGCCCCCCGGCCGGAACAGGGGCGGAACGCGGCCGGAAGACCACGTGACTTTCGCAGCGCGAACGGGAACGTATCTTCCAGCCGGGGAACGGGACTCCCCGAAGCGGGGAGGTACGGTCATGGCTGCGTGGCAGGACGCGGAGCCCGGGGCACCGGGGCGCCACCCCGAGCCGGTGGGCGCGGGCGAGGCCGGTGCGGAGCAGCCGGATCCACCGCTGCGGTCGGATCCCGGGCGCGGCCCGCTCGGCCGCAGCGGGCTGCGGCTGGTCCCGGTGCAGGCCCGGACCACCGAGCGGGCGACGCTCCCGGGCGAGGTCTGGCCGGGCAGCTGGCAGCCGCTCGGCGCGCGCTTCCACATCGGCCCGGACGGGCGCCCGGGCACCAACTTCGCGCTCTGGGCGGCCGGCGCCGAGGCGGTGGAGCTGTGCCTGTTCGACGACGACGGCCAGGAGACCCGCTACCCGCTGGCCGAGCAGGACTTCCAGACCTGGCACGGCCACCTGCCCGGGGTGCTGCCGGGGCAGCGCTACGGCTACCGGGTGCACGGCCGCTGGGACCCGTGGACGGGTGCCCGCTGGAACCCGGCGAAGCTGCTGCTCGACCCGTACGCGCGGGCGGTCGACGGCACCTTCACGCTGCACGACGCGGTCTACGGGCACGTCCGCGGCTGGCCGGAGCAGGACGTCGCGGACACCGTCCGGGACAACCGCGACTCCGCCCGCTACGTGCCCAAGGCGGTGGTGGTGCACGACGAGGACGACTGGTCCGACGACCGGCGGCCGAAGACCCCGTGGGCCGACACGGTGCTCTACGAGCTGCACGTCAAGGGCTTCACCCAGCGGCTGCCCGGGGTGCCGGAGCGGCTCCGGGGCAGCTACGCCGGGCTGGCGCACCCGGCCGCGATCCGGCACCTGACCCGGCTCGGGGTGACCGCCGTGGAGCTGCTCCCGGTGCACCAGTTCGCCGACGAGGAGCACCTCCAGCGGCGCGGCCTGCGCAACTACTGGGGCTACAACAGCATCGCCTTCTTCGCCCCGCACGGCGGCTACTCCGCGTCCGGGACCAGGGGCCAGCAGGTCACCGAGTTCAAGCAGATGGTCCGGGCGCTGCACGCGGCCGGGATCGAGGTGATCCTGGACGTCGTCTACAACCACACCGCCGAGGGCGGCGAGGGCGGCCCGACGCTGTCGCTGCGCGGCATCGACAACGCCGGGTACTACCGGCTCCAGCCGCACAACCGCCGCGCCTACGCCGACTACTCGGGCTGCGGCAACACCCTGGACACCACCCAGCCGCAGGTGCTGCGGCTGGTCACCGACTCGCTGCGGTACTGGGTCAACGAGATGGGTGTGGACGGCTTCCGGTTCGACCTGGCGGCGGCGCTGGCCCGCTCCCCCTTCGAGGTGTCGATGCTGGCGCCGTTCCTGTCGGCGGTGTCGCAGGACCCGGTGCTGAGCCGGGTCAAGCTGATCGCCGAACCCTGGGACATCGGCCTCGGCGGCTACCAGGTGGGCAACTTCCCGCCGCTGTGGACCGAGTGGAACGACCGCTACCGGGACACCGTCCGGGACTTCTGGCGCGGCGCGATGCCGGACGTCCGCGAGCTGGGCGACCGGCTCGCGGGCTCCTCCGACCTGTACCGGCGCGGCGGGCGGCGGCCCTACGCCTCGGTCAACTTCGTCACCGCGCACGACGGCTTCACCCTGCGCGACCTGGTCTCCTACAACGGCAAGCACAACGAGGCCAACGGCGAGGACAACCGGGACGGCAGCAACGACAACCACGCCTGGAACTGCGGCGCCGAGGGCGAGACCGACTCGGCCGCGGTGAACGCGCTGCGGCGGCGGCAGCTGCGCAACCTGGCGGCGACGCTGCTGCTGTCCACCGGGGTCCCGATGCTGGTCGCGGGCGACGAGCTGGGGCGGACCCAGGGCGGCAACAACAACGGCTACTGCCAGGACAACCCGGCCGGCTGGGTGGACTGGTCGCTGCTGGACGAACCGCACTGGCGCTCGCTGTTCGAGCTGACCGCGCGGCTGATCCGGCTCCGCCGGGAGCACCCGGTGCTGCGGCAGCGGGCCTTCTTCAACGGCCGCCCGGTCCACCCCGGCGGCCTGCGCGACCTGGCCTGGTTCAGCGCCCGGGGCCACGAGATGACCGAGGCCGACTGGTACGCCCCGGGCGCGACCCTGGGCATGTTCCTGTCCGGGAAGGAGATGTCCGAGCGGGACCCGATGGGCCGCGAGCTCAGCGACGACAGCTTCCTGCTGATCCTGCACGCCCACCACCGGGCGATCCGGTTCACCCTCCCCGGCGCGCCCTGGGCGGACTCCTACGAGACGGTGCTGGACACCGCCCTGGAGGACCAGGCCGCCGCCCCGGGCGGGCGGCACCCGGCGGGCGCGGCGGTCGCCGTCCCGGGCCGTTCGCTGCTGCTGCTCCGGGCGTGTGCGGGCACGGCCGCGCCTGGATGAACTTTCGGCGCGGAAGGTGCGTACTGGGAGGCGTGGACCAGCCATCGACGCGCGACGCCGAGTTCGTGCGAGCCCTCTACGCCCGGTACGGCCGTTCCGTGCTCGGGCGGGTGCTGCGACTGGTCAACGGGGACTACCAGCGGGCGGAGGACATCGTGCAGGAGACCTTTCTCCGCGCCTGGCAGCACCGGGACTCGCTGGACGCGGACC includes these proteins:
- the glgX gene encoding glycogen debranching protein GlgX, with product MAAWQDAEPGAPGRHPEPVGAGEAGAEQPDPPLRSDPGRGPLGRSGLRLVPVQARTTERATLPGEVWPGSWQPLGARFHIGPDGRPGTNFALWAAGAEAVELCLFDDDGQETRYPLAEQDFQTWHGHLPGVLPGQRYGYRVHGRWDPWTGARWNPAKLLLDPYARAVDGTFTLHDAVYGHVRGWPEQDVADTVRDNRDSARYVPKAVVVHDEDDWSDDRRPKTPWADTVLYELHVKGFTQRLPGVPERLRGSYAGLAHPAAIRHLTRLGVTAVELLPVHQFADEEHLQRRGLRNYWGYNSIAFFAPHGGYSASGTRGQQVTEFKQMVRALHAAGIEVILDVVYNHTAEGGEGGPTLSLRGIDNAGYYRLQPHNRRAYADYSGCGNTLDTTQPQVLRLVTDSLRYWVNEMGVDGFRFDLAAALARSPFEVSMLAPFLSAVSQDPVLSRVKLIAEPWDIGLGGYQVGNFPPLWTEWNDRYRDTVRDFWRGAMPDVRELGDRLAGSSDLYRRGGRRPYASVNFVTAHDGFTLRDLVSYNGKHNEANGEDNRDGSNDNHAWNCGAEGETDSAAVNALRRRQLRNLAATLLLSTGVPMLVAGDELGRTQGGNNNGYCQDNPAGWVDWSLLDEPHWRSLFELTARLIRLRREHPVLRQRAFFNGRPVHPGGLRDLAWFSARGHEMTEADWYAPGATLGMFLSGKEMSERDPMGRELSDDSFLLILHAHHRAIRFTLPGAPWADSYETVLDTALEDQAAAPGGRHPAGAAVAVPGRSLLLLRACAGTAAPG
- a CDS encoding enoyl-CoA hydratase/isomerase family protein, yielding MDRFVELEVEDAVGTIRLARPPMNALDVAMQDQLKAVAEEAAERSDIRAVVVYGGEKVFAAGADIKEMQRMSYTDMVLRGGALQASFTAVARIPKPVVAAVTGYALGGGCELALCADIRIAAENAKFGQPEILLGLIPGAGGTQRLARLVGPSRAKELIFTGRQVRADEALRIGLADQVVPAEEVYSTARAWALKLAAGPAYALRAAKEAVDRGLDTDLETGLALERQLFAGLFATEDREIGMRSFVEEGPGKAKFR
- a CDS encoding Ig-like domain-containing protein, which encodes MGQRSWFRRAAAGAALLGALLLTACSGGRAHPDGSGDALTSVSAAVLTVTPGDGTDQVPAQGGVGVTVRAGRITGVQLKDDHGTEIPGAITADGSAWAPAAKLLPETHYSLDAVAVDAHGLQAARHAEFTTFVPTHTFIAFYTPDGGSTVGVGMEVSLRFSRDIADRAAVGRAVSVTADPAVPVVGHWFGARRLDFRPERFWRPGTRVTLSLRLKGVEGAPGVYGTQRKQVVFTIGRSQISTADATDDTLTVRRDGRVLRVLPISAGGPGHATYGGTMVITEMFQVTRMDSHTVGLGSEYDIPAVPHAMRLTDSGTFVHGVYWRPASVFGSANTSHGCVGLHDTKGGDSDSTPAGWFFAHSMPGDVVEVVGTDGDQVAPDNGLNGWNLPWARWTAA